Proteins co-encoded in one Malus domestica chromosome 09, GDT2T_hap1 genomic window:
- the LOC103411545 gene encoding uncharacterized protein translates to MQLVSNDSHKEDITECEPILCQSDISQRPTESSSSCEITDVLGDFPATDEESQILDVNENSKLVSPEQPQCRICLDAEEGEDLIAPCHCRGTQKYVHRSCLDNWRSTKEGFAFAHCTECRAVFILRANVPPDRWWLRLKFQFLVARDHAFIFIIVQLIVAFLGVMVYKFYGDELREMFGYEEHPYGFYTMAVLAIVLVGLLYGFFIAIICGQRINERHYHVLAKQELTKEYVVEDREGNKNAPELDPSHVTELRMLGLY, encoded by the exons ATGCAATTAGTATCAAATGATAGTCATAAGGAAGATATTACAGAATGTGAACCCATCTTATGTCAGTCTGACATTTCACAGAGACCCACAGAATCTTCATCCTCATGTGAAATTACAGATGTGCTAGGTGATTTTCCTGCTACTGATGAAGAGTCACAAATTCTTGACGTCAATGAAAATTCTAAGTTGGTGAGCCCAGAGCAACCACAGTGCCGTATTTGCCTTGATGCTGAAGAAG GGGAAGACTTAATTGCTCCATGCCATTGCAGAGGTACTCAGAAGTATGTCCATAGATCATGTCTTGATAACTGGAGGTCAACAAAG GAGGGCTTTGCTTTTGCTCATTGTACAGAATGCAGGGCAGTGTTCATATTACGAGCGAATGTCCCTCCCGATCGCTGGTGGTTGAGATTGAAATTTCAGTTCCTTGTTGCTAGAGATCATGCATTCATTTTCATCATCGTGCAACTG ATTGTGGCATTCTTGGGAGTGATGGTGTACAAATTTTATGGAGATGAACTAAGGGAGATGTTTGGTTATGAGGAGCACCCGTATGGGTTTTATACTATGGCTG TTTTAGCTATTGTTTTGGTGGGTTTGCTTTATGGCTTCTTCATAGCCATAATATGTGGACAGAGAATCAATGAACGGCATTACCATGTACTTGCCAAACAAGAATTAACAAAG GAATATGTTGTAGAAGACCGAGAAGGTAATAAGAACGCCCCTGAGCTAGACCCGAGCCATGTGACAGAGCTAAGAATGTTGGGCCTTTATTAG
- the LOC139187776 gene encoding uncharacterized protein gives MDPETRSKKKDPETRSRERRRRRDRGRDGDGETEAEMETERPRERRRRRDRGRDGDGETETERPRQRQRRRDGDGDEVVSPLMWCGSEGVGCSRGEGESAEMQRVQRVQRGRRGRMRVVHGEKERVQRVQRAMRRCRR, from the coding sequence ATGGATCCAGAAACCAGATCGAAGAAGAAGGATCCAGAAACCAGATCGAGGGAGAGACgaagacggagagaccgagggagagacggagacggagagaccgaggcagagatggagacggagagaccgagggagagacggagacggagagaccgaggcagagacggagacggagagacggagacggagagaccgaggcagAGACAGAGACGTAGAGACGGAGATGGCGATGAGGTGGTGTCGCCGTTGATGTGGTGTGGAAGTGAGGGTGTGGGTTGTTcacggggagaaggagagagtgcagagatgcagagagtgcagagagtgcagagagggCGAAGAGGGAGAATGAGGGTTGTTcacggggagaaggagagagtgcagagagtgcagagagcAATGAGGAGGTGTCGCCGTTGA